The genome window ATCCTTTCCAACTTCTTCTATCATACTTTCAAAGGGAAGGCCCCAAACTTGAATCCAGAAAGGAGAGTGAGTGAACGAGATATTCATTATTGATAAACCTTTCCTCCATCTGCAGAGGAGCAGGAGGTTATTGTCAAAATTCCAAGGACCGTTTCTCTCTACCCATTCCAATTGATAATTTGAGCTAAACTTGAATTGGAAGATATTTTTTCCCAAATCTACAATCCTTAAATTTGAGCCCATCTTCCAGACTAATCTTAGAGTGGATTTTAGTGCTCTCGTATTCTAGTGCCTGTCTACTAGAAGTCGACCAAACAAACTTAGCTCGCACTCTTCCAAAAGGTTTGAACTACCAGTGGTTGATATggagatttctttttcttcttctttagtgAGTTGGAGATGCTGTAACACATCAATGACTACTTGATCCATTTCGGTGAGAGTGAAATATCAAGCCCTGAGGGCTACTTGAGACCTAGGACAAACTCGTATTAGATGAGGGAGTAAGAACTCGTGCTAAGGCGAGAGAGAGGGGCTCTTACAAAGGGAAAGGCATAAGCTTATACTTGGAAAGAACTGTTTGTACAGCCCTCATGTTATGATTAGAATTAGCGGTTAGTGTATGTGTGATTGCTTTCTGTTAGCTTCGTTGCTTTGTTTCCTGTATACAAATAACATGGTTGTAATAATTTGCTTAATTAATGAGAATTATCCCAGATTTATCTCCTACACATCCACAGACCAACAAAGGATTAAGTTATTTTCGCGAGTTCTtcccaaattattattattattatttttcatgtgagagattttttttttttttttggggatctAATTGCGAAAAGCTTCCATGATGTACTTTTAggagtaagaaaaaaaaaaatcaaaatattaataaaatgcTGGTTTTGGGCAACAACCTCAGtatctatattattttttctcagtatctatattattttttcaacttctAAGGCCATAATCTTTATCATACTATTTCTCACAATTATACTAatggtgagtttggttcagctttttgaagttgggctttttgaaaaagttgagttttcaaaaagtgtataatgaaaaagtgttttttcaaaaagctgagtgtttggtaaaaactgttaaaaaatgctttttgaaaaagctgagtgtttatattgtgaaagtattgtgataatttatattgattttaatttgaacgtactattacaattatttttttctctttctaaacaaattatttttttctcaccaatattaactaataataacctaccacttaagaattattgtaaaagtattgtgacagtatttctcaattttaatttcttattctttattttatgtttcccttattttattttatttttttatccatatttccttcttttttccctctttttttctcctccacacatgtacccttaaatttttttttttctttatttcattctttcatctttttcccTACCACTTCCTTCACACACAtgcccttactttttttctttatttccttcttttgtctttttccttACCACTTCACACTCCAGGACGTTCCACTTCtctgcatctttttttttttttttttttgacagttcGAAAGCTACAAGGATCAAGGAAGAGAGAAGGTGATGATGAAgtagatgaagatgattgaaacataaggaaatctctcatctctctccttAATTCTCAAATCCCTTAAGTCTCTACCACCATTgggtttgtatttgattttgattttgggttagggttatgggttttcagttaatggtttaattttgagttgattttctgtggattttgggtttgattttgagttgatttatttttgggttgattttgagttgggtttgggatgggtttttcaATGGggtttgagttgattttaagttattttgtgttgattttgagttatttttggtttgattttgttgattttgtgtttggattatcaaatgttgaaatgggttgtggtGGTAGACCGGTGATAGTTGGGTGGTGCTGTGTTTGTAGCAGCACAGAGAGGGTAGagcagagagaagagatgagaggTGTGAGTGAGCTTTATTGAAGGATAATTTGTTAATTGCCCGAAGAGTCCAACCGATAGCTGAGAACGCTTATGGACTTTTTCTAAAATGGACCTCCAGAGCTCCATAATGGTTTGCGTGTTCTCAGCCTTggtcaaaacgcaactttttccaaaaagttgcgttttatgCTGAACCAAACGGGCTTTTCACTCCAGCTTTCTTCAAAGCGGGCTTTTTGGGTCCAAAACGTTGAAACAAACGGGCACTATGTCACTTTTCAAATGGacctatcaatttttttctaccACACACAATGTTACTTCACTACACACAATGAGCCACATAGAATTGTAAGGACAAAAGATGTCTAAAAGTTTGTGGCTCTTtaatttttggcaaaaattctACAACCACATAAAAATTTACAACTTTTATCATAACTATCCATGTGGTAGGTTGTAAGTCATGGAGAAAGAGTAATGGTTCATGTGAAAGTAACCAATCACATTTTGTCACGTAAGataattgtagcaaaaattgtgGCTTTTATGTGGTATTAAATGTGGCTTTTATGTGGTATTAGAATTactagttttttattatttattttaaagaatagaaTTACTTATATTGATGTGGTGAGTTGTGACTCTATCCTATCCAAGACTGCAGGAACGCCATAGGAAACAATTGGCCAAAAAAGGAACAGGTCCAACTctgaaaagtttttttgttctctcttcttCTATCCGTCAAGTCTCTTCCACAAATATGAAACCTAAGGATGTGTACAATTGGCCAAAATAGTAATAGGTCCGATTCTGAAAAGATTTTTCgttctctcttcttttattcGCCAAATCTCTTCCACAAATATGAAACCTGAGGACGACATacgtttgagtttgaggaccaaAATTTGCTTTATAAAACCTCATTTCCAACATGGCCTTAACTTGAGGACGATGGCTGTGGTCTATTTGCTTCAAAATATCGTTCCTCATTACCAATAGTAagtttaatttcatatagattGGTTCAGGAGAGTGAAGAATTGATGTTAAACCTAATCTTCTTATGAAGAGCAGACTCAATATAGTTTGAGGGGATAAATTAAAGTGGggctttttatatttaaattggAAAGAGCCCACTATGATGAATTAAATGCATAATTAGATGAATAAATACTAATCAGACtaaggttaatttcatataaagaATCAAATCTCATTATTTAagtataaaatttaagaaaaagaaataatttttttaaaaaaattgggatttactttattttggataagaTTATACATGGttaagtaaaagtaaaaaaactcaGTAAGAaagtaaagtttttaatttaatttttcaaaatttttcttgatgtttatttatttatttatggataaAATCTTGATGTTTAATtaagaaagagatagagattGTTTAGTGTGTTGCTATGTAGAAGATTAGATTGCTAATGTTGAAAATTTACTGTATAGaatattagtttacaaaaattgaaGTCTTAAggcattataaaaaaatatccaTCAAATGATtagacaaattaaattttttttttaaaaaaaacatcattttggaGTTTCAATTGGATTAAGTTGGTGTAAtattttagaggtatttttaaatatgagaaaaataatgtgcaaatagttttttattttttagaccATTTATTATTGTAAAATCTTGGACTTTTTATAATGGGGGTAGAGTCATTTTATGAACTAGGTAGGACTTTTTTATAATGAGAACTTAGGCCTAGGTCTTAAACCGACACTACTCTTTAACCATAGTTCTCAAATTGTAAattgatttttgcttttttcttttcacgtttttgtaaatataaaaacatctataataaaattatatatatatatatatatatataaaaggtatattcattataaattcgAACCATATTtaactaatgactaatttaaCCATCTcttacattataataataacattaATAAAAGTAATTATGTTGTCATGTAATATCTTATTCATAATATAGGACATAAATttacaaatatgaaattaaGTCAAGAATATAGTAAAATTTTgcaggagaaaaaaaaaaaaaaactcatagacatattattttattgagctCTATATACCATATATggtacaatatattttttttcaattgacaCGGTGCATACCAGTTCATATAATATTGACAACCATGCTTGTGAATTGTAATGACACAAGAGGGAACCTAATTAAGCATGATGTATATATTAGGCGTAGAGTTGCCTTGTATTTAAGGATCTGTTTGAGATtcatttattttgctaaaagtactataaataaaagtaaaaattagttgaaatagtacagtgggactgataaatagtatcaaaaagtgcagtgggatccataaataataacaaaaataagctgaatagtaaaataaattaactttttaagttGGAGCCAAACATATACTAAATCGGCTAATATTGAAGGACATGCCGAGGGTGTGGAATCCTtgtagaaatttattttattttattttttgaggacAATCCTTGTAGAACTAGTTgccttagagcatccacaacagtggagctaaaaatttagctttttaactccaccaaaagttactttatctattatacctaCACatatgctgcagcagtggatctattttagctatcaacgtaataaaataatatatcatttacaataaaataatataccacctacaataaaataatatatcccactatccaaaaaaaaaacaacccacaccatccacaaccacctctaccatcagccacaaccacaaccacacccataaccaccaccaccaccaccaccaccaccaacaaccaaacccacaaacaaaataaaaaatcaaaccaccaTCATAGTCACAaatccaccaccacaaccaccaaacccacaggaaaaaaaaaaatcaaacaccgtaccaccaaaccatagccacaacaaccaccatcGCCACCACCACAGCCATCAAACccacagaagaaaaaaaaaatcaaacatcattcctatatgaaaatacattaaaaaaaaaaaaaaaaaacaaactcacACACTAGAGGTGGCACTGTCGGCCATTGTTGCTTCACAGGCACCCTTTTGAAAAGTGGTTCTCTTCACTTTCATTTCAAAACCCCTGtttttaaaacacacacacacacacagcctAAAATCCCTTAGAATCTGCGATtgagagacaaagagagagaagacgACGATGATACTTCGGACTCCGCCTTCGAAGAGGCCGCGATCCGAAACGATGCCCCTGGAGAGCCCATCGGCTGCCGGGTCGGACCGCCGTATGGTCATCTACGACTCTCCTTTGGCGGCGCCGCTCCACGAGTCGCCGCACCAGCACTCCGATCATCTCCTCTGCACCTACCAATGCTGCCAAATGGTACGGTTCCACATTTTGCTTTTTCTTCGCTGAAATTTGGACCAAATTTTTTGAAGCAGTTTTTTGCTATGGTTGTTTTTAGGTTAAATTGGAGTTTCTAGATGCTTTAAGCAGTGCAGAGAAGCAAGTTTGTGATTACCAATCCAGATTTGAGACAATGAATGAGAATTTCAGCAAAGTTGGTGAGTTAAGAAGAAAATGGTTTCCACTTGTGTTTGcttttacattattgattttggAATTTGCATTTCAATGGATTAAGATTTTGCTGTATATGCTTTCACAAGTCAAATTTAATGGAACTGTAATGAATTTTTGTTAGAATGGAGGAGATAGCTAAGCTCATGTACACAAATTTACATACAacaggaaagagagaaaaaaaaaattgaccggCGAGCTGAGGGATGAGAGAGATAAGAGACCAGTGaactagagagaaaaaaaaatttgaggaagaaagaagaaagaagagaagccggagagagagacatagagaaaaggaaaagaatattttaaggagagaggagagagaagtgtaataaaaaaatatttttttttttaactttgagCTACAGTGTACATCTAAAGATAGGTGTGCACTGTAGTTGAGGAGCTAAATCTTTTAGATTTAGCCCCATTATTGCGTGATGATTTTTTGATATTTGGAGctaaaaaatagtattatatttatatagcaCCACTGCTGTGAGTGCTTTAAAGCCACAAATATATACATGAATCTTGGATGTGTGGTTCTGTGGTTCATAGCGTAGCAAAAGGCATTGTCAATTTTCTAGTCACCACGTGACTCAGGTGGGAGGTTCTTCTAGCTTCTAGGAGTAGTATTATCTATAAATAGCGGAGTACGTAACCTCTTACTCCCAAAATATTGCCTACCAAGGTGTCCGTTgttctatataataaaatttggtaaGGAAAATGTATGCTCAAGTTTCAGCAGTAGCTTCCCCAACCAAGAAGGATATGCCACAAACTGTTCGTCGATCAGCAAATTATCAACCTAGCATTTGGGGTGATCGTTTCCTCACATATGGTGCTGAGTTCTTGgtaaaaatgtttcttttaatttattaagttttCATTTTGAGTCTGTGTATACATGTAAAAGTAGAGCTTATTTGGTgttttttagttcaatttttaaaGAGCTAATTATAACTTACCTACTTATGGTCAATGGCGGttccagaaatttttttcaggGTGTTCCTTACGAGTATAAATTACACAACCTACTGTGCATTATCCACGGCTCAACCCATTGcctaatataatttaatttgtttgtcttttataatgtattggttaattaaattattaattattgttatttagttgtttcattatttttctttattgacTACTAGCAGTCTAGCACATACTCTAGTGTGCATTATCCACGTTCAACCCACTGCCTAgtgcctaacataatttaattttttgtcttttatactGCCTCTAAATGCCTTCAGCTTTTACTGCCTCTACCTGTCCATTTCCCCAATTCAAATATCCCACCCACGGCCCCATGGCCCCTATCCACTGCCCACTTAATAGACAAGAGTCATAAGAGCCAATCAACATTCCACAAAATATTAAGCATATAAAACATTCACAACACACAAAATTCACAATACACAAAATGACAAACTCACAAACCAATAAAgtcaaaatgtcaaataaacTTATAAAGTAAAGGCAATTAGACATTTAGACATAGAAAaacagagaaatagagagataaAGAGAATCTCATTTCagttcaaagagaaagaaagaaagagagagttctGCTTTCACTCAGTTACTCTCAGATCAGAGCATAGCAATTAGCAAAGCCAAAGATGTAAGATTTAGATGAGATAGACTGATAGACTAAACGAGAGAGAAGTAAAGAACTGAAATACCTTGAGGCCTGAGGGGCGGCGCCACGACAACACGTTGAGGTGAGGACTTGAGGGACGAGGGCCGAGACGATGAGGCAAGCCAAGCAATCTCTGATCCAATCTCCGATCTTGTCATCGCTGTTGCACGAGTTTGAGGCCCAATGTGCTCTGTTGCTCGAGTTTGAGGCAGTCCAAGTGGAGGCACCGTCACGTCAATGTGCTTGGAGCTTGGTTgttgatgagtttttttttttttttttttttttttttttttagtttttaccatttgatgattttgatcaATCGGCGGATGCGTATTGgtaatttggttttattttttttttcaaattttagttttaattttttttttggctttttctttttgcttgaaagtagagCAAATAatggagcaaaatttaattttattggcataaaaaaaattgagggtgttcccaaatttatatatatatatatatatatatattttcaggtcagggtggtttgaaatttgacactttatttACCCAAGGTTAGCTCAATTAGAATTCCGTAACCCACTTCGGTTAAACATAtgactaaatatgtaattttgctccacttttatatctctctcctccaaaaacacaaaaatatatataaaaatacaagatcaaataagataaaattaaTCTAGCAAAACACTTGAATAATGGGATTTCAAATCACAGGTAGGTAACTTAAATTTCGATCAAACCTCAAGTGATTAAAGTGTCAAACTGCAAACTACAggtaaataatttaaatttcagtcaaaccataggtgggtaagttgtaatttgcccattttaaattttgttaatatcGGTGTAAATCCATTCATAAAAAATGACTAAGTTTTACCTTGGTTGTTAAACATATTGTAACCCTCCTATCTCATGTCTTAGGACAAGTTGTGTATTAAATTAATAAGCTAAGCTTTTTATTGGAGCATATATGCCATCTTCAACTGATGATACACAATGCATAAGTTATTCATTAATTTAATTGCTTCTGCAGGAAACTGAGGACAATTTGAAGCAACAAGTTCAAGAATTGAAGGAAGAGGTGTGGTCAATGCTAACATCTCCAGTTGAGAAGCCCTCACAAAAACTAAACTTGATTGATGCACTTCAGCGCTTAGGCGTGTCTTaccattttgaaaatgaaattgaagAAACTTTGCAACAATTACATATGACGCTTCATGATAGTGATGACCAAGAAAATGATGATGACCTTTATATTGTTGCTCTCCAATTTCGATTACTTAGACAACAAGGCTATAACATTTCAAGTGGTAAGTTCCCCCTTTCCCCCTCTTTTTGTTGTCTTTGACAATGATTGTTAGTTTTAACTGTTTGTACAATTATGCTGCCATTTATAAGaactacaagaaaaaagacttGTTACAGTAAGTATTATTTTAACAATACAAGAGTGTAAATGTGGAGCGTGTCACATTAAATGTTAATTCctaaatgtgaattttaaatcAAGCACGTAAGATAAAATTGGACTTTGGCCTATACTATTGTGATAATatatctctaaaattttttatatcattcTACTCATTTAATGTAATTGGATCATGATGCAGAAAAGTTCACCAAGTTCAAGGATAGCAAGGGGAATTTCAAAGAATCACTTATCGATGATACGCGGGCAATGTTAAGCTTGTATGAGGCCACACATGTCAGGGTCCACGGGGAAGATATACTAGATGAAGCTCTTATATTCACTACCACACATCTTGAGTTTGTAGCATCAAATTTAAGCACTCCACTAGCTGCACAAGTAAGCCATGCCTTAAAGCAACCTATCCGCAAAGGACTACCAAGGTTAGAGGCAAGGCATTACTTTTCTATCTACC of Quercus lobata isolate SW786 chromosome 8, ValleyOak3.0 Primary Assembly, whole genome shotgun sequence contains these proteins:
- the LOC115955842 gene encoding mitotic spindle checkpoint protein MAD1-like, whose translation is MILRTPPSKRPRSETMPLESPSAAGSDRRMVIYDSPLAAPLHESPHQHSDHLLCTYQCCQMVKLEFLDALSSAEKQVCDYQSRFETMNENFSKVGELRRKWFPLVFAFTLLILEFAFQWIKILLYMLSQVKFNGTVMNFC